A genome region from Haliotis asinina isolate JCU_RB_2024 chromosome 11, JCU_Hal_asi_v2, whole genome shotgun sequence includes the following:
- the LOC137256335 gene encoding uncharacterized protein 1, with product MVLHVITALLSIGLCYGMPPSGTTAAPTAYNGAAAQESLIPQQAHHARASLFPQQQRNPSYQTMGSYGSSLFDPSVFPVAHAPASQAGGLLGRAVARTSGGQANAGASSQNLMRSIMQNTMTGRLMGLDNQEIAHLNSVRTLGVGHATIHRLMKIDQIPSYNYYLALKNKPAQFSKAQNYLMTLNRMENHATDSQLEAMGARMLMQRNMDPDLARMVQLDAARGVYGDRLQRVLLGGSQMSLLG from the exons ATGGTTCTTCACGTAATTACAGCCCTGCTGTCCATTGGACTCTGCTATGGCATGC CTCCCTCGGGCACCACCGCCGCACCCACGGCCTACAATGGGGCCGCGGCACAAGAAAGTCTCATCCCACAACAAGCACACCATGCACGGGCTAGCCTCTTCCCACAACAACAACGAAATCCTTCCTACCAAACTATGGGTTCTTATGGATCATCACTCTTCGATCCAAGCGTGTTCCCCGTAGCTCATGCTCCCGCGAGTCAAGCCGGCGGTCTTCTCGGACGAGCCGTGGCAAGAACCAGTGGTGGACAAGCGAACGCTGGCGCCAGCAGTCAAAACCTGATGAGGTCCATCATGCAAAACACAATGACCGgccgactaatgggattggacAACCAGGAAATTGCTCACCTGAATTCGGTTCGTACCCTTGGTGTTGGACACGCCACCATCCACCGTCTGATGAAGATTGACCAGATACCATCCTACAACTACTATCTGGCTCTCAAGAACAAACCAGCTCAGTTTTCCAAAGCTCAGAATTATCTCATGACCTTGAACAGGATGGAGAACCACGCGACTGATTCCCAGCTAGAGGCCATGGGAGCGAGGATGTTGATGCAGAGAAACATGGACCCCGATCTCGCCAGGATGGTGCAACTGGATGCGGCCAGGGGAGTATACGGCGACCGATTGCAGAGAGTACTCTTAGGTGGCAGCCAGATGTCTCTGCTTGGATAA